The following proteins are encoded in a genomic region of Thermothielavioides terrestris NRRL 8126 chromosome 5, complete sequence:
- a CDS encoding carbohydrate esterase family 8 protein (CAZy_ID 269667), which produces MPAKMLRPWLVALPAKTYALCQSNTHPPTAGCPPGTLYVSATDKRANFTTVQAAIDYLGNGTGPGFILIAPGNYTEQLNVTRHAPLTLLGMSRRPLRGESYADVDTTTAPGRQNDVQIWWNAANTNSRYPDNVYTGVLTIGPTLNATLTGSGPTGFPVPDDTPFGCTDFRAYNIDFRNEYAPYSDGPAHAVGVSRANAGFYSCGLYSWQDTLYIGKLGNAYFHDTIIAGQTDFLYGFGTGYLSRSTLLLRSCGGGITAWKGTNTSADPFARNKYGIYIDASQAIAANASVAPQLAGRCALGRPWNALHRSVFMRSFLDPSVRPDGYVVWQAGDPRVNASTFMATWHAYGPGYNATAERASNVTRVLSDREVAPYRRPVDVFVGEGGVGWIDRSVLAE; this is translated from the exons ATGCCAGCCAAGATGTTACGCCCCTGGCTCGTTGCGCTC CCGGCCAAAACCTACGCGCTGTGCCAAAGCAATACGCACCCTCCCACAGCGGGATGCCCTCCGGGGACGCTGTACGTCTCGGCTACCGACAAGCGGGCCAACTTCACCACCGTGCAGGCCGCCATCGACTACCTCGGCAACGGCACCGGCCCGGGTTTCATCCTGATTGCTCCCGGTAACTACACGGAGCAGCTCAATGTGACGCGCCACGCGCCACTGACGCTGCTGGGCATGTCGCGGCGGCCTCTGAGGGGCGAGTCCTACGCCGACGTGGACACCACCACGGCACCCGGCCGGCAGAACGACGTGCAGATTTGGTGGAACGCGGCCAACACCAACTCGCGCTACCCTGACAACGTGTACACGGGGGTGTTAACCATCGGCCCGACCCTGAACGCCACGCTGACTGGCTCCGGCCCTACCGGCTTTCCCGTGCCCGACGACACGCCGTTCGGCTGCACCGACTTCCGGGCCTACAACATCGACTTCCGCAACGAGTACGCGCCCTACTCGGACGGTCCGGCCCATGCGGTCGGCGTCAGCCGTGCAAACGCAGGGTTCTACAGCTGCGGGCTGTACAGCTGGCAGGACACG CTCTACATCGGCAAGCTCGGCAACGCCTACTTCCACGACACCATCATCGCAGGCCAAACCGACTTCCTCTACGGCTTCGGCACGGGCTACCTGTCGCGCAGCACGCTCCTCCTgcgcagctgcggcggcggcatcacgGCGTGGAAGGGCACCAACACGAGCGCCGACCCGTTCGCGCGCAACAAGTACGGCATCTACATCGACGCCTCGCAGGCGATCGCGGCCAACGCCTCGGTGGCCCcccagctcgccggccggtgcgcgctcggccgcccCTGGAACGCGCTGCACCGCAGCGTCTTCATGCGCAGCTTCCTCGACCCCAGCGTGCGCCCCGACGGCTACGTCGTCTGGCAGGCCGGCGACCCGCGCGTCAACGCGAGTACGTTCATGGCCACCTGGCACGCGTACGGGCCTGGGTACAACGCCACGGCGGAGCGGGCCAGTAACGTCACGAGGGTGTTGAGTGATCGGGAGGTTGCGCCGTATCGGAGGCCTGTGGATGTGTTTgtgggggaagggggtgTGGGGTGGATTGATAGGAGTGTGTTGGCTGAGTGA